Proteins from a single region of Chengkuizengella sediminis:
- the fliR gene encoding flagellar biosynthetic protein FliR: MDLFLQYLPNVILIFCRITSFFVVSPIFSFRGLPTQYKIGLSLFITLLTFMSTGLEEPVPINSDYITFIFREILVGLLLGFTAYLFFTVVQIAGAFVDLQMGFGMANVMDPITGVQTPILGNFKYMLAITLFLIMNGHHLLLRAIMDSYEWVPLSNGLFTKIYDGDISTFIISTFTNVFFLAFQMSAPLIAVLFLVDVALGMLARTAPQFNLFVIGIPIKIMVGLFVLFTLVTGFLYLYEDLFEKMFKRLEELLMII; encoded by the coding sequence ATAGACCTTTTTCTTCAATATTTACCTAATGTCATCCTAATTTTTTGTCGAATAACATCATTTTTTGTAGTTTCTCCTATTTTTTCATTTAGAGGACTACCTACACAATATAAAATCGGTTTGTCTTTATTTATTACGTTATTAACTTTCATGTCTACTGGATTAGAGGAACCAGTACCGATTAATAGTGATTACATAACATTTATTTTCAGAGAAATTTTGGTAGGGTTATTATTAGGATTTACAGCTTATCTTTTTTTTACTGTCGTTCAAATTGCAGGTGCTTTTGTTGATCTACAGATGGGATTTGGTATGGCTAATGTAATGGACCCCATAACTGGTGTGCAAACGCCAATTCTTGGTAATTTTAAATACATGTTAGCAATTACTTTGTTTTTAATTATGAATGGACACCATTTATTATTGCGTGCCATTATGGATAGTTACGAATGGGTGCCGTTATCAAATGGACTTTTTACAAAAATTTATGATGGTGATATTTCTACATTTATCATTTCAACTTTTACAAATGTGTTTTTTTTGGCGTTTCAAATGTCTGCCCCTTTAATAGCCGTTTTGTTTTTGGTAGATGTTGCATTAGGAATGTTAGCTAGAACAGCACCACAGTTTAACTTATTTGTTATTGGTATACCGATTAAAATTATGGTTGGCTTGTTTGTTTTATTTACATTAGTTACTGGCTTTTTGTATTTATATGAAGACTTGTTTGAGAAGATGTTTAAGAGATTAGAAGAGTTATTAATGATTATATAA
- the flhB gene encoding flagellar biosynthesis protein FlhB produces the protein MQRYQLKLDLQCFAGEKTEKATPKKRQEARKKGQVAKSMELPSAFIFLFSFLFLYLFSSFFNDRMQQFFIIPLTEFMQWEITIDNVMIMLAELLYSMLIFLLPLLILSMVFGFLANYVQIGFLFTGEPLKMKLSKLNPIEGAKKIFSMRAAVEFLKSILKVSIIGTVAFLILWNERMNIFSLSSNTLEYMLSYTANLTAILGILIGLILIVVAVLDYMYQKYDFEKQQRMSKQDIKDEYKKTEGDPLIKSKIKEKQRQMAMQRMMQEIPNADVVITNPTHYAVAIKYDADKMQAPLVIAKGTDYVALKIKEKAKEHKVVTMQNKLLARALYQQVEIGESIPNELFQAVAEVLAYVYKLKRNV, from the coding sequence TTGCAAAGATACCAATTGAAATTAGATTTGCAATGTTTTGCTGGGGAAAAAACGGAAAAAGCGACACCTAAAAAAAGGCAAGAGGCTAGAAAAAAAGGGCAAGTTGCCAAAAGTATGGAGCTTCCGAGTGCATTTATATTTCTATTCTCTTTTCTATTTTTATATTTATTTAGTTCATTTTTTAACGATAGAATGCAGCAATTTTTTATCATACCATTAACAGAATTTATGCAGTGGGAAATTACGATTGATAATGTAATGATTATGCTTGCGGAACTTTTATATAGTATGCTCATCTTTTTGCTGCCTTTACTTATTTTAAGTATGGTGTTTGGATTTCTTGCAAATTATGTGCAAATTGGCTTTTTATTTACTGGCGAACCTTTAAAAATGAAATTGAGTAAGCTAAATCCTATTGAAGGTGCCAAAAAGATATTTTCAATGCGAGCTGCAGTAGAATTTCTGAAATCTATTTTAAAAGTTTCTATTATCGGAACGGTTGCATTTCTGATTTTGTGGAATGAAAGAATGAACATTTTTTCTCTATCATCGAATACTTTGGAATATATGCTATCTTATACTGCCAATCTTACAGCGATTCTTGGTATTCTCATTGGGTTAATTTTAATTGTTGTAGCTGTGCTTGATTATATGTATCAAAAATATGACTTTGAAAAACAACAGAGGATGTCCAAGCAAGATATTAAAGATGAATATAAAAAAACAGAGGGAGATCCTTTGATTAAAAGTAAAATAAAAGAAAAACAGCGTCAAATGGCTATGCAAAGGATGATGCAAGAAATTCCTAATGCTGATGTTGTCATTACCAATCCAACACATTATGCTGTAGCAATAAAATATGATGCTGATAAAATGCAAGCTCCTTTAGTCATAGCAAAAGGAACGGATTATGTTGCTCTTAAAATTAAAGAAAAAGCAAAAGAGCACAAAGTTGTCACAATGCAGAATAAACTTTTAGCGAGAGCACTTTATCAACAGGTGGAAATTGGAGAGTCAATTCCAAATGAACTATTCCAAGCTGTAGCTGAAGTTTTGGCATACGTATATAAATTAAAGCGAAATGTGTAA
- the fliM gene encoding flagellar motor switch protein FliM, with protein sequence MVDILSQNEIDALLTALSSGEMDAEELKKEESAKKIRAYDFKRAVRFSKDHIRSLSRIHENFARYLTTYFSAQLRTFMQIKVVQVEQLPYDEFIRSIPKTTILNIFEAEPLKGRMVLEVHPNIAYAMIDRLLGGVGTNSSNVTTLTEIETMVLERIFIRAFDSFKEAWKSVIDVTPKLTALETNPQFIQIVSPNETIALISMRTNIGDFSGMMNLCIPHVVIEPIMSRLSDHHWFISEKKSEKNPVEIEALERRIHNTTLPVVAQLGNSSISVHEFLNIVEGDVIKLDKSIQRGLTLNIGDKEKFIGRPGELNGKLAIKIEEILNEEEGGNE encoded by the coding sequence TTGGTAGATATTCTATCCCAGAATGAAATTGATGCTTTATTAACTGCTCTTTCTTCTGGTGAGATGGATGCAGAAGAGCTAAAAAAAGAGGAATCTGCAAAAAAGATACGAGCATATGACTTTAAAAGAGCGGTTCGGTTTTCAAAGGATCATATCAGAAGTTTGTCAAGAATACATGAGAATTTTGCTAGATATTTAACAACCTATTTTTCGGCACAATTAAGGACTTTTATGCAAATTAAAGTCGTTCAAGTTGAACAGTTGCCATATGACGAATTTATACGCTCTATTCCAAAAACGACGATTTTAAATATATTTGAAGCTGAACCTTTAAAAGGAAGGATGGTTTTGGAAGTACATCCTAATATTGCATACGCCATGATTGACCGTTTGCTTGGAGGCGTTGGAACTAATTCTTCAAATGTTACGACTTTGACAGAGATTGAAACCATGGTCTTAGAAAGAATATTTATAAGAGCGTTTGATAGTTTTAAAGAAGCATGGAAATCAGTGATAGATGTCACACCTAAACTCACTGCTTTGGAGACAAATCCGCAATTTATTCAAATTGTTTCTCCAAACGAAACTATCGCCCTTATATCAATGAGAACAAACATTGGAGATTTTTCTGGAATGATGAATTTGTGTATACCACATGTTGTCATTGAACCAATAATGTCTAGATTATCTGATCATCATTGGTTTATATCAGAAAAAAAGTCAGAAAAAAACCCTGTTGAAATAGAAGCTCTAGAGAGAAGAATACATAATACTACGTTACCTGTCGTTGCTCAGTTAGGCAATTCAAGTATATCCGTCCATGAATTTTTAAATATAGTAGAAGGCGATGTTATTAAATTAGATAAATCCATTCAAAGAGGATTGACCTTAAATATTGGTGACAAGGAAAAATTCATCGGAAGACCAGGTGAATTAAATGGGAAACTAGCAATAAAAATCGAAGAGATTTTAAACGAGGAGGAGGGTGGAAATGAATAG
- the fliQ gene encoding flagellar biosynthesis protein FliQ: MTSNFIISLAAEAIWIVLKVSAPMILLALAVGLIVSILQATTQIQEQTLAFVPKIVAVFIALLVFGEWILTVLVDFTSNLFNNLYLFIG, encoded by the coding sequence ATGACTTCAAATTTTATAATTAGTTTGGCTGCTGAAGCCATTTGGATCGTATTAAAGGTAAGTGCACCCATGATATTACTCGCATTGGCTGTTGGATTAATCGTTAGTATATTACAAGCTACAACACAAATACAAGAGCAAACTTTAGCGTTTGTGCCTAAAATCGTTGCCGTATTCATTGCACTATTAGTTTTTGGCGAATGGATTTTAACGGTTTTAGTAGATTTCACTTCTAACTTGTTTAATAATTTATATTTATTTATTGGGTAG
- a CDS encoding flagellar basal body-associated FliL family protein: MSRNLLFSLIFILVFITLIILSAFIFWDWVKNEPVSTENPSAQEIQELTVFMDDVTTNLADLNYLIRISFAFQLDNKDAKEELEASIHIVESNVIRLLADTKANEMSDSQDLDLIINKLKDIINPILTEGTLEQVHITDRVVSRI; the protein is encoded by the coding sequence GTGTCAAGAAATCTATTATTCTCACTCATTTTTATTTTGGTGTTTATTACTTTAATTATTTTATCAGCATTTATATTTTGGGATTGGGTCAAAAACGAACCCGTATCAACTGAGAATCCAAGTGCTCAAGAGATTCAAGAACTAACTGTTTTTATGGATGATGTAACAACAAATCTTGCGGATCTAAACTATTTAATAAGAATAAGTTTTGCGTTTCAACTTGATAATAAGGATGCAAAAGAGGAATTAGAAGCCTCAATACATATAGTAGAATCAAATGTCATTCGTTTATTAGCAGATACGAAAGCGAATGAGATGAGTGATAGTCAAGATTTAGATTTAATCATAAACAAGCTGAAGGATATCATTAATCCAATTCTAACAGAAGGTACATTAGAGCAAGTTCACATTACAGATCGAGTTGTTAGTAGGATATAA
- the flhA gene encoding flagellar biosynthesis protein FlhA codes for MKIKEILILLAIIGIVIMMVVPIPVMLLSILLIINISLALMILLVAMNTKDALEFSIFPALLLITTLFRLALNISSTRTILSEARGGPVIETFGNFVGGNTIAVGFVVFLILVVVQFIVITKGSERVAEVGARFTLDAMPGKQMSIDADLNAGLIDEQQAKERRQKIEREADFYGAMDGASKFVKGDAIAGIVILLINLLGGLVIGMMVHGLSLAESASTFSVLTIGDGLVSQIPALLISTSAGLIVTRSASKGNLAFDLSSQLLAYPKLLYIVAGTVALLGVFTPIGILITLPLVITFVITARKMQQNINNRKKEEEQMEEKHDIEEVKSPESVINLLDVDPIEFEFGYGLIPLADAGQGGDLLDRIVMIRRQCALELGLIVPVVRIRDNIQLNPNEYVIKIKGNPVARGELLLNHYLAMSSGIDDESITGVETVEPAFGLPAIWVDETTKDRAELSGYTIVDPPSVVATHLTEVIKNHAYELLGRQETNSLVENIKGNVPALIDELIPNILSIGDIQKVLVNLLKEKISIRDLVTIFESLADYAAYTKDPQVLTEYVRQNLSRQITQQYSSVGDVLKVLAIGPDLEKKISESIQQTEHGNYLTLDPSTSQIIHQRILEQVKKFMQTGNNPVILTSPTIRYYLRQLIEKTMKDIPVLSYQELEPTIEVQSVGVVNI; via the coding sequence ATGAAAATCAAAGAAATATTAATTCTTCTTGCTATTATAGGTATTGTTATTATGATGGTTGTTCCAATCCCTGTGATGTTATTGTCCATCCTTCTTATTATTAATATTTCGTTAGCTTTGATGATTTTATTAGTTGCCATGAATACAAAGGATGCATTGGAATTTTCAATTTTTCCTGCATTATTGCTGATTACAACTCTATTTAGATTAGCACTTAATATCTCTTCAACGAGAACGATATTAAGTGAAGCTAGGGGTGGTCCTGTCATTGAAACCTTCGGAAATTTTGTCGGAGGAAATACCATTGCTGTAGGTTTTGTCGTTTTTCTTATTCTTGTTGTTGTACAATTTATAGTAATTACAAAAGGGTCGGAAAGAGTTGCTGAGGTAGGTGCTCGTTTCACCTTGGACGCAATGCCCGGAAAACAAATGAGTATTGATGCTGACTTAAATGCTGGGTTAATAGATGAACAGCAGGCAAAGGAAAGAAGGCAAAAAATAGAACGTGAAGCTGATTTTTATGGTGCAATGGATGGAGCTAGTAAATTTGTCAAAGGGGATGCCATTGCAGGAATCGTAATTTTGTTAATTAACTTGTTGGGTGGTTTAGTGATTGGCATGATGGTTCACGGATTGTCTTTGGCAGAATCCGCCTCCACTTTTTCCGTATTAACGATTGGGGATGGACTGGTGAGTCAGATTCCTGCATTATTAATTTCTACTTCAGCAGGTTTAATTGTGACAAGATCTGCATCTAAAGGAAACTTAGCTTTTGATTTGTCTTCTCAGTTGCTGGCATACCCTAAATTATTATATATTGTAGCCGGAACCGTAGCTCTATTAGGAGTCTTTACTCCGATTGGAATATTAATTACCCTTCCATTAGTTATAACATTCGTTATTACTGCACGTAAAATGCAACAAAACATAAATAATAGAAAAAAAGAAGAGGAACAAATGGAAGAGAAACATGACATAGAGGAAGTGAAAAGTCCAGAGAGTGTGATTAATCTATTAGATGTTGATCCTATTGAATTTGAATTTGGCTATGGATTAATTCCTTTAGCAGATGCAGGACAAGGTGGCGATTTGCTGGATCGAATCGTCATGATTCGACGACAATGTGCATTAGAACTGGGACTCATTGTTCCTGTTGTGAGAATTCGCGACAATATTCAACTTAATCCGAATGAATATGTCATAAAAATTAAAGGAAATCCAGTAGCTCGTGGTGAATTATTACTAAACCACTATTTGGCTATGAGCTCTGGTATTGATGATGAGTCCATTACTGGTGTTGAAACGGTAGAGCCTGCATTTGGACTACCGGCTATATGGGTTGATGAAACGACAAAAGACAGAGCAGAATTATCAGGTTATACCATTGTAGATCCACCTTCTGTTGTAGCCACACACTTAACGGAAGTCATAAAAAACCATGCGTATGAACTTTTAGGTAGACAGGAAACAAATTCATTAGTAGAAAACATCAAAGGTAATGTTCCTGCTTTAATAGATGAGCTTATCCCAAATATATTATCAATTGGGGACATCCAAAAGGTATTAGTGAATTTATTAAAAGAAAAAATCTCAATAAGAGATTTAGTGACTATATTTGAATCGTTAGCAGACTATGCTGCATACACAAAGGATCCACAGGTACTAACTGAATATGTGAGACAGAACTTATCACGTCAAATTACACAGCAATATAGCTCAGTCGGGGATGTTTTAAAAGTATTAGCCATTGGTCCTGATTTAGAAAAGAAAATATCGGAATCGATTCAACAAACCGAACACGGGAATTACCTTACTCTTGACCCTTCTACTTCACAAATCATACATCAAAGAATATTAGAACAAGTCAAAAAATTCATGCAAACAGGTAATAACCCAGTCATATTAACTTCTCCAACGATAAGATACTATTTGCGTCAATTAATTGAAAAGACGATGAAAGATATCCCTGTATTATCTTATCAGGAATTAGAACCAACGATTGAGGTTCAAAGTGTAGGAGTGGTGAATATATGA
- the flhF gene encoding flagellar biosynthesis protein FlhF: MRVKRYVVESMPTALQKIKSELGQNAVILNTKEFKQGGFLGLYRKKRIEVIAASETNKEEKVVKENKLQVLNSSLSTITKDESTSASDSDVLDEVKKLKEFILKFHTNEENSKIPNHLKDLQLRLNEHEFEAQLIDNIIQHIIEQHDEELSKLSESKTNQIAREHLIELLSYHNIQGISPQTKIAYFVGPTGVGKTTTIAKLAADQVLKYNRKIALITSDTYRIAAIDQLKTYANILDVPLHIVNSPKDFEIVIEKLQDVDVILMDTAGRNFRNEMNVSELKSLLKTEEQSETYLVLSLTTKYRDMKTITHNFMKFGIDKVLFTKMDETESLGNIFNLVSEFSLKPSYITYGQNVPDDVSVLKYDEVIDRIMGDP; the protein is encoded by the coding sequence ATGAGAGTAAAACGTTACGTAGTAGAGTCTATGCCAACTGCTCTTCAAAAAATCAAATCTGAATTAGGGCAAAATGCTGTAATTTTAAATACAAAAGAATTTAAACAAGGCGGTTTTTTAGGTTTATATAGAAAAAAGAGAATTGAAGTGATTGCTGCTTCTGAAACGAACAAAGAGGAAAAGGTAGTTAAAGAAAATAAACTTCAAGTTTTGAATTCAAGCCTTTCAACAATTACAAAGGATGAATCAACATCAGCTTCTGACTCAGATGTATTAGATGAAGTTAAAAAGCTTAAGGAGTTTATTTTAAAGTTTCACACAAATGAAGAAAACTCAAAAATACCAAACCATTTGAAAGATTTACAGCTTCGTTTAAATGAACATGAATTTGAAGCGCAATTAATTGATAACATTATACAACATATCATTGAACAGCATGATGAAGAATTAAGTAAATTATCTGAAAGTAAAACAAATCAAATCGCAAGAGAACATCTTATAGAGTTGTTATCTTATCACAATATACAAGGCATATCACCTCAAACTAAAATAGCTTATTTTGTAGGACCTACTGGTGTAGGGAAAACTACAACCATTGCTAAACTCGCTGCTGATCAAGTATTGAAATATAACCGTAAAATTGCTTTAATCACTTCCGATACTTATCGAATTGCGGCCATTGATCAATTAAAAACTTATGCAAATATCCTAGATGTTCCATTACATATTGTGAACTCACCTAAGGATTTTGAAATTGTGATTGAGAAGTTACAAGATGTTGATGTCATTTTGATGGATACAGCAGGGAGAAACTTTCGAAATGAAATGAATGTTTCTGAACTTAAAAGTTTATTGAAAACAGAGGAACAAAGTGAAACCTACCTGGTATTAAGCTTAACTACTAAATATAGGGATATGAAAACCATTACCCATAATTTTATGAAATTTGGAATTGATAAAGTTCTTTTTACTAAAATGGATGAGACAGAATCATTAGGTAATATCTTTAATTTAGTGAGTGAATTTTCTTTAAAACCTTCTTATATAACATATGGTCAAAACGTACCAGATGATGTTTCAGTTTTGAAATATGATGAAGTCATTGATCGTATAATGGGGGATCCTTAA
- the fliY gene encoding flagellar motor switch phosphatase FliY — protein MNSKNLLTQEEIDALLNQPSEQNQSMDIHQYLSSLEMDALGEIGNITFGSAATALSTLIGQKVDITTPNVSIALKEELKKEFKHPHLAVHVEYIAGLEGINLLVIAEEDSKIIADLMLGGDGTNVADKITEIHISAVQEAMNQMMGSSATSMSTIFNRTVNISPPSINVIDTDHQRDLPSDDVVIKVSFRLKIADLIDSTIMQLVSIPFAKNLVNSLIGGDAEQSEEQTTTVENTLQSDSASNLSQPVQQSVNQPVQKELEVNRSYQEMNQTHQEQRNLVNKNPMNSNVNVQHVQFENFTQTNVTHSDQVNLNLLLDIPLNVTVELGRTKKKVKEILELTQGSIIELDKLAGEPVDILVNDKNIAKGEVVVIDENFGVRVTEIINQVDRLNKIQ, from the coding sequence ATGAATAGTAAAAACTTATTAACACAAGAAGAAATAGATGCATTACTTAACCAACCGTCCGAGCAAAATCAATCAATGGATATCCATCAATATTTATCTTCCTTGGAAATGGATGCTCTTGGTGAAATTGGAAATATCACATTCGGTAGTGCTGCTACAGCTTTATCAACATTAATTGGGCAAAAAGTGGATATTACAACTCCGAATGTTTCTATTGCTTTAAAAGAAGAATTAAAAAAAGAGTTTAAGCATCCTCATCTAGCAGTGCACGTAGAGTATATTGCTGGTTTGGAGGGAATTAACTTATTAGTCATTGCTGAAGAAGATTCAAAAATCATTGCGGATCTTATGCTAGGTGGTGATGGGACAAACGTTGCAGATAAAATAACTGAAATTCACATTAGTGCAGTTCAGGAAGCCATGAATCAAATGATGGGATCATCAGCAACATCCATGTCAACTATTTTCAACCGTACTGTAAATATATCACCACCAAGCATTAATGTTATAGACACGGATCATCAGAGAGATTTACCTTCAGATGATGTGGTTATAAAAGTATCTTTTAGATTGAAAATCGCTGATCTGATAGATTCAACGATTATGCAGCTAGTATCGATACCATTTGCTAAAAATCTAGTCAATAGTTTAATAGGGGGGGATGCAGAACAGAGTGAGGAACAAACAACCACTGTTGAAAATACATTACAATCAGATTCAGCATCTAATTTATCACAACCTGTACAACAATCTGTAAATCAACCTGTACAAAAAGAACTGGAAGTTAACAGATCATATCAAGAAATGAATCAAACCCATCAGGAACAACGGAATTTAGTTAATAAGAATCCTATGAACTCAAATGTTAACGTACAGCATGTTCAATTTGAAAACTTTACTCAAACTAATGTTACACATTCAGATCAAGTAAATTTGAATTTATTACTTGATATCCCTTTGAATGTCACTGTAGAATTAGGAAGAACTAAAAAAAAGGTCAAGGAGATTTTGGAATTAACGCAGGGATCCATTATTGAACTAGATAAATTAGCTGGTGAACCGGTAGACATTCTGGTTAATGACAAAAACATTGCCAAGGGTGAAGTGGTTGTCATAGATGAAAACTTCGGTGTCAGAGTAACTGAAATAATTAATCAAGTCGATCGACTAAACAAAATACAATAA
- a CDS encoding flagellar biosynthetic protein FliO: MVTLKNTTYTFNKLMPPLLKNPGEGLTEQFLLVFFVLLSIIALIFLVFKFLSKKNTWLSNSLIKHLGGVKLGQKNSIQVIEFGGDIYLIGVGDEVQLIDKIDQIEKINLIKQTLNSNQKSINLVNFKSLFNGLNKKNAEEIHNENQSSSTFHEVIYEKMNNVKKRNQKIDSMLIKDKNKDRENKDD; this comes from the coding sequence TTGGTTACGCTCAAAAATACAACCTATACTTTTAATAAACTAATGCCCCCTCTTCTAAAGAATCCTGGAGAGGGATTAACGGAACAATTTTTACTTGTTTTTTTTGTGTTGTTATCTATTATTGCTTTGATATTTTTAGTATTTAAGTTTCTATCTAAAAAAAATACTTGGTTGTCTAATAGTTTAATTAAACACTTAGGTGGAGTTAAACTTGGACAGAAGAATTCAATTCAAGTTATTGAGTTTGGTGGAGACATTTATTTGATTGGGGTAGGTGATGAGGTACAACTTATTGATAAAATTGATCAAATAGAAAAGATTAACCTTATTAAACAGACACTGAATTCTAATCAGAAATCCATCAATTTGGTGAACTTTAAATCATTATTCAATGGTCTGAATAAGAAGAACGCAGAGGAAATACATAATGAAAATCAGAGTAGTTCTACTTTTCACGAAGTTATTTATGAGAAAATGAATAACGTAAAAAAACGAAATCAAAAAATCGATTCTATGTTAATAAAAGATAAAAATAAAGATCGGGAGAATAAAGATGATTAA
- the fliP gene encoding flagellar type III secretion system pore protein FliP (The bacterial flagellar biogenesis protein FliP forms a type III secretion system (T3SS)-type pore required for flagellar assembly.), which yields MINSLTLPIIPEIPGIEPSNTVTILLLITILSIAPAILLLMTSFTRIVIVLGFVRTSLATQQMPPNQVLIGLALFITLFVMAPTIGDINENALQPLLKEEIDQTQAFVNVANEMKEFMVPHTRDQDLLLFLEYANVEKPETLYDIPLTALIPAFAISELKTAFEMGFMIFIPFLIIDMVVSSVLMSMGMMMLPPVMISLPFKILLFILVDGWHLVVKSLLLSFNP from the coding sequence ATGATTAACTCACTTACTTTGCCAATCATTCCCGAAATACCTGGAATCGAGCCTTCAAATACAGTTACAATTTTACTCCTCATTACTATTTTGAGTATTGCACCTGCGATTCTCTTATTGATGACTAGTTTTACTCGAATTGTAATTGTACTTGGCTTTGTCAGGACGAGTTTGGCAACTCAACAAATGCCACCCAATCAGGTTTTGATTGGTCTCGCATTGTTTATTACATTATTTGTTATGGCTCCAACGATAGGGGATATTAATGAAAATGCATTGCAACCGTTGTTAAAGGAAGAAATTGATCAGACACAAGCTTTTGTAAATGTTGCCAATGAAATGAAAGAATTTATGGTCCCACATACAAGGGATCAAGATTTGTTATTGTTTTTAGAATATGCCAATGTTGAAAAACCAGAAACGTTATATGATATTCCCCTTACTGCATTAATTCCAGCTTTTGCAATTAGTGAATTAAAGACCGCTTTTGAAATGGGGTTTATGATATTTATTCCTTTTTTAATTATTGATATGGTCGTATCCAGTGTGTTAATGTCCATGGGTATGATGATGTTACCGCCAGTTATGATTTCTTTGCCGTTTAAAATATTATTGTTTATTTTAGTAGACGGCTGGCATTTGGTAGTTAAATCATTGTTGCTTAGCTTTAATCCATAG
- a CDS encoding response regulator gives MANKILIVDDAAFMRMMIKDILSKNGFDVVGEAIDGSQAIEKYRELQPDLVTMDITMPEMDGIEALKEIKKIDPNSKVIMCSAMGQQAMVIDAIQAGAKDFIVKPFQADRVIEAIKKTLN, from the coding sequence ATGGCTAACAAAATTTTAATCGTAGATGATGCTGCTTTTATGAGAATGATGATCAAAGATATTTTATCGAAGAATGGGTTTGATGTTGTAGGTGAAGCGATTGATGGTTCACAAGCAATTGAAAAATATAGAGAACTGCAACCAGATTTAGTGACAATGGATATTACAATGCCTGAGATGGATGGAATTGAAGCTCTTAAAGAAATTAAAAAAATTGATCCTAATTCTAAGGTTATAATGTGTTCTGCAATGGGTCAGCAAGCAATGGTGATTGATGCGATTCAAGCCGGTGCTAAAGATTTTATAGTAAAACCTTTTCAAGCTGACCGTGTAATTGAGGCGATTAAAAAAACACTTAATTAA
- a CDS encoding MinD/ParA family protein: MNDQAQGLRNLIKMQSNSNDNKTRVITVTSGKGGVGKSNLTLNLALALQLKGYKVLIFDADIGMANIDVLMGVTPKYNLYHLLKREKNIKEIITKGVHDLQIIAGGSGIQELLNLSQVDLDYFAYEASKLLGSVDYIIFDTGAGLTQQSMNLMMSSHETIVVTTPEPTSITDAYSIIKMVHSLNQQIQFRMIINRVTTQKEGRFTSEKISLVARQFLGLELSTLGYIGEDVNISKAVKKQTPFLTAYPNTSASRDIQQICRTFLSEQNETSDSITSVKGFFYKMIRLLK, encoded by the coding sequence ATGAATGATCAAGCCCAAGGATTAAGGAATTTAATAAAAATGCAAAGTAATTCCAATGACAACAAAACTAGAGTCATCACAGTAACGAGTGGGAAGGGTGGAGTTGGAAAGTCAAATTTGACTTTAAACCTTGCCTTAGCTTTGCAACTAAAAGGTTATAAAGTGTTGATATTTGATGCAGACATAGGTATGGCAAACATTGATGTATTAATGGGGGTGACCCCTAAATATAATTTATATCATTTATTAAAAAGAGAAAAAAATATAAAAGAGATTATAACGAAAGGAGTACACGACTTACAAATTATAGCAGGTGGATCAGGGATTCAAGAATTATTAAATTTATCTCAAGTTGATTTAGATTATTTTGCTTATGAAGCTAGTAAATTATTAGGTAGCGTAGATTATATCATTTTTGATACAGGGGCAGGGTTAACGCAACAATCTATGAATTTAATGATGTCATCCCATGAAACGATTGTAGTGACTACACCTGAACCAACCTCGATTACAGATGCATATTCAATTATTAAAATGGTGCATTCCTTGAATCAACAAATACAATTTAGAATGATTATTAATCGAGTTACAACACAAAAAGAGGGAAGATTTACTTCTGAGAAAATTAGTTTAGTAGCTAGGCAATTTTTAGGTTTGGAGCTATCTACATTGGGATACATCGGTGAGGATGTGAATATTTCAAAGGCAGTAAAAAAGCAAACACCATTTTTAACTGCTTATCCAAATACCTCTGCTTCTAGAGACATTCAACAAATATGTAGAACCTTTTTATCAGAACAAAATGAAACAAGTGATTCAATTACAAGTGTAAAAGGTTTTTTTTATAAGATGATTAGATTACTCAAATGA